A window from Telopea speciosissima isolate NSW1024214 ecotype Mountain lineage chromosome 8, Tspe_v1, whole genome shotgun sequence encodes these proteins:
- the LOC122672102 gene encoding UDP-glycosyltransferase 708G1-like, translated as MADSGDIQTQPHIALLPSSGMGHLVPFVRLAATLAAHNCRVTFITTHPTVSLSESRLVSRLLSAFPHAVTPKEFHLLPLDRSTANSKDPFFLQFEAIRRSAHLLSHLLTSSAQSDPPLSALVTDVTLASAVIPITHDLYIPNFILFTSSAKMFSLLAYFPALVGVTLSDEINIPGIPPLLKSWLPPPLLDQTNLFTTQFIENGEALVRSDGILINTFESLEPEMVAALNEGKVINGLPPVIPVGPLVPCECEPERGESSVIEWLDWREKGSVVFVSFGSRTAMSREQIREVGEGLVRSGYGFVWVVKDKKVDREEEEGVDEVVGGELMERILKDGKGVVVKKWVDQEAILSHGAVGGFVSHCGWNSVTEAAWHGVRLLAWPQGGDQRINAEVVERSGLGVWVRSWGWGGIGKVVKAEEIEKKVREMMGNEQLRVQAAQVSDEARKAVGLGGSSHRGLTGLLDKLQNTINSKHAV; from the coding sequence ATGGCAGATTCCGGTGACATTCAAACCCAACCTCACATAGCTTTACTCCCAAGTTCTGGCATGGGTCATCTCGTACCCTTCGTACGCCTCGCTGCTACCCTTGCCGCCCACAACTGCCGAGTTACTTTTATCACCACTCACCCAACCGTCTCCCTCTCTGAGTCACGCCTCGTTAGTCGCCTATTGTCGGCATTCCCTCATGCGGTCACTCCAAAAGAGTTCCATCTCCTCCCTCTCGACCGATCTACCGCCAACTCCAAAGACCCTTTCTTCCTCCAATTCGAAGCCATCCGCCGCTCCGCCCACCTCCTCTCTCATCTCCTCACTTCCTCTGCTCAATCTGATCCCCCTCTCTCTGCTCTCGTCACCGACGTCACCTTAGCTTCAGCCGTCATTCCAATCACCCACGATCTTTATATCCCTAATTTCATCCTCTTCACTTCCTCCGCCAAAATGTTCTCTCTCCTTGCCTATTTTCCTGCCCTCGTTGGTGTTACTCTTagtgatgaaatcaacatcccCGGCATACCGCCTCTACTCAAATCATGGCTCCCACCGCCTCTTCTAGATCAGACGAATCTCTTCACTACCCAGTTCATTGAAAACGGTGAAGCACTCGTGAGATCAGACGGGATTCTCATCAACACGTTCGAGTCACTAGAGCCTGAGATGGTGGCGGCGCTGAACGAGGGCAAAGTAATAAATGGGCTACCGCCGGTGATACCGGTCGGTCCACTGGTCCCGTGCGAATGCGAGCCGGAGCGAGGTGAATCATCGGTAATAGAATGGCTGGATTGGAGGGAGAAGGGTTCGGTCGTGTTCGTGAGCTTTGGGAGTCGGACGGCGATGTCGAGGGAGCAGATCCGGGAGGTTGGTGAAGGATTGGTGAGGAGTGGGTATGGGTTCGTGTGGGTGGTGAAGGACAAGAAGGTGGAcagggaagaggaagagggagtAGATGAAGTGGTGGGTGGGGAGTTGATGGAGAGGATTCTCAAGGATGGGAAGGGTGTGGTGGTGAAGAAGTGGGTTGACCAGGAGGCGATATTGAGTCACGGAGCGGTGGGTGGGTTCGTAAGTCACTGCGGGTGGAACTCGGTGACGGAGGCGGCGTGGCATGGGGTGAGGTTGCTGGCGTGGCCGCAAGGTGGGGACCAGAGGATAAACGCGGAGGTGGTGGAGAGGAGTGGGCTCGGGGTGTGGGTTAGGAGTTGGGGATGGGGAGGTATTGGGAAGGTGGTGAAGGCCGAGGAGATAGAGAAGAAGGTGAGGGAGATGATGGGGAATGAGCAGCTGAGGGTGCAGGCGGCGCAGGTTAGTGATGAGGCGAGGAAAGCTGTTGGGTTGGGTGGGAGTTCTCACAGAGGATTGACGGGCTTGTTGGACAAGTTGCAGAACACTATTAATTCTAAGCATGCGGTGTAG